GCTTACGAATGCGAAGTACCTGCTGCTCAAACCGCTGCCGCTCGCTCCGAGGCAGTCCCCAAAGAATGTTGCGACTTTGCCAAACCAGCACAGCAACCGTCATGCCAATGCACAGGGAAATACCAACGGCTGCCACAGGCTGATAGGCTAGGGCGTAGCGTAAAGCTGCCCAAGTAAAGTATTGATACATTAGAACAATATCATCACGCAATAGCCACAGACTATAGCTGCCTACGGTTAGCCACAGGATGCTAACTACTACCCAGCGCGTATAGACTGTTAACCGCTGAAGACGCTGGACTTGATGCTGTAACAGATTATCAGTTCCAGATTCAAGGTTACTCATGGGGATGCTGACGAGATGATTTTTGCGATCGCTGGCGCTGGTGCAACACCAGCCAGCCAACAAAGGCTACAACCAAGATGCCCAATACTATTTTGGAAACAGGGCCTAGATATTTGTCTACTAGCTCGTAGTTGTCTCCTAACAAATAGCCCGCATAGGTGAGCAATGTCGTCCAAACAACAGTACCAATTGTGGAATACAACAAAAAGGGCAGGAATGCCATGTGATGAATGCCTGCTGGAATGGAAATCAATGTGCGCACGCCAGGCACCAACCGACAGAACAATACCGTTTTGTAACCATGCTTATGGAACCAACGGGCAGCATTTTGAATATCGTCACCAGAGAGTCCAATCCATTTAGGCAGACGATTGCACCACTGAATCAGGCGTTCTTCGCCCATGATGTTGCCAGCATAATACCAAGGGAGTGCCCCGACGACTGTACCCACCACCCCGGCCACGATCGCTGGAAGCATTTGCATTTTTCCCTGAGCTACCGTGAACCCTGCCAAGGGCATGATCAGCTCTGAGGGAATCGGTGGAAACAGATTTTCTAAAAACATCAACAGGCCAATGCCGACATAGCCCAGTTGGTTCATTAGAGTAACAATCTGGTTAGCAATCCACTCCGACATGCTTACACTTCCTCTGTAATGGGCACTCTAATCATAAGTTGAATCATCACCCCTTGCCATCAGCATCCCTAGGAAACCTACAAGGCTAACCTTTAGGAATCTGTGTCTAGCGCTAGCCAGTCAGCCACAGCTTCCCATCCCATCCCTTTGCGCACTACGATCGGCTCTGTCGCTGTCAAATCTAAAATTGTAGAGACTTGGTATCCTGGTTCAAGGCCATCATCCACAATGATATCGACAATGTTGTGTAAGCAGTCAAACAGTTCCGCCTTAGTTGGCCCGTGCCCAGAGGTAACAATTGGTAACGGACAGGCATTGCGCTGTTGACCGGTCATTTGGGCAGCATCCTCATCACTCAGCAGGTGAGCAGAGCTAGAGACGATCGGGTTTCCCAAGGTTTCCAGCAGTGCCCAACAGATGCGATGATTGGGTACTCGAATGCCAGTTGTACGTCGTTGGGGATTCATCACTAATTTGGGCACCAGTTTGGTAGCAGGGAGCAAAAAGGTGTAAGGGCCAGGAATAAGTCGGCGCATCAGGCGATAGGCATCATCTTCTACAACCGCATAGGCAGCAATATTCGAGAGGGATGGACAGAGGAATGTCAGGGGCTTGTCATTGGAAAGTTGCTTAATTTGGCGGACACGATCGATTGCCTTTTTGGCATTCAAATCACACCCGATCGCATATACCGTATCCGTAGGGTACAGCATTACAGCCCCATCGCGTAAATTGCGGCAAACCTTCTCGACCTGCCGTGATTGCGGATTTTGAGGATGAATGGTCACAATGGTAGCCATGAGAAAAGGCTAGGAGATGAGGGCTAGAGAATTGCCTGCAACCGTAACATACTCTTGTTGAGCCATGACGTTCACAGGTGCGGCAAGTTGATGGGAATTTCAACAATAAATTCGGTGTATTGTCCAGGAACTGACTCGTAAGTAAGGGTACCCTTATGCCGTTCTACCACGATTTGATAACTCGTTGACAGGCCCAACCCTACGCCTTGACTAGCGGGTTTAGTGGTAAAGAATGGATCAAATAGCCGCGATTTCACATCCTCTGAGATGCCGATGCCATTGTCTCTAATGCGAATTCGTACTGTGGTGTCACTGACCTGTTCGGTGATTACCCAAATCTGGGGCCGCTGCTGATTAGTCAGTCCTTGTTGACAAGCACGCTCGATCGCTTCGATCGCATTGTTGATTAAATTCAAAAACACTTGGTTGATCTGACTAGCGTAGCAGGTAACTAGTGGTAACTCTCCGTAGGACTTAGTAATAGCAATAGCCGGACGATCGCCCTCACCCAGCAATCGATGGTGCAATACTAGCAGCACGCTATCAATGCCCTCGTGCAAGCTAACAGGTTTAATATCCGACTCACCCAGACGAGAAAAAATACGCAGCGCTAAGATCACATTGCGGATACGATCCACCCCCGTCTGTAGAGATGCCATCAGCTTTTGCACATCAGACATCAGAAACTCAAGATCTATATCTTGAATAGCCTGCTGAATTTGTGGGCTGGGCTGGGGATATTCTTGTTGGTACAGCTTAACTAAGTTCACTAAGCTCTGTACATACTCATTAGCAGGCTGCAAGTTACCAGCAATAAAACTGATGGGATTATTGATTTCATGGGCAACACCAGCAACCAGTTGTCCGACGCTTGCCATTTTTTCTCGTTGGACTAGCTGCGCTTGGGTCTGTTGCAATTCCTCCAATGTAGCTTGCAATTGGACATTTTGCTGCTGGAGCCGAGTCTGTAATGCCCGAATAGTAAGGTGGGTTTGCACCCGCGCTAGCACTTCTTCTGTTTGAAAGGGTTTGGTCACATAGTCAACAGCACCCGCATGAAAGGCTTTGACTTTATCGAGAACATCATCCATTGCGCTTAGAAAAATTACCGGCACTGAGCGAGTATTTTCATGGGTTTTCAGGCGCCGGCAAACCTCATAGCCATTCATTCCTGGCATGTTGATATCTAACAAAATTAAGTCAGGAGGCAAGGTAACAGCAGATGTCAGTGCCATTTGACCACTCACTGCCATTCGCACTCGGTGACCATGCTGTTTGAGCACTGAAGACAATAGCCGGATGTTGTCAGTAACATCATCAACAATTAGGATATCGCCACTGATTAATGGATAGAAGTTCTCTACATCAGGTGATGGCTCTGAAACAGCCAACTGGTGAGGCAAATTCTGGCTAGACGTGGAATTAGACATGATGAATTAGGCTGACACACGATATTTGAAGCGCCGCAACAGTGACTAGATTCTAACGACTAAAGCAACGATTTACAAATTGCAGACTACACACAGGCTCATGACTTCGGTTTAACTATAGGGATAGTAGCTGAGGAAAGCAACAATTCTCGTACCTTTTATTGCCTTTTATAGGGGTTAATGGCAGCACTTCGGCGCTATAGCCTTCCCCAGGCAAGATTTATATTGTTCTCCTGGCTTGGGCAACATGGCCTACTTGGTCGGGTGCGATCGGCGGAGAAAACAAAAATCCCTGACCATAGGGGCATTGCAGGGCTTGAAGCTGTGTTCGTTGTTGCTGCGTTTCAATACCTTCAGCCACCACAGTCATATTCATGGCTTGGGCAATCTCAATAATCAGAGGCACTAGTCCTAAGGTATTAGGGTTACCATCTAGGCGTTGAACGAACAGGCGATCAATCTTCAATGTATCCACAGGAAAGGACTGCAAATAACTCAAGGACGAGTAACCTGTACCAAAGTCGTCAATACTGACGGCAATGTGGCGCTCTCGCAGTTGCATGAGCACATCAGCGGCTACTTGAGGGTTGTGTATAAGTGCACTTTCTGTGAGTTCTATATTTAAGCAATGGGGTGCTAATCCAGTGTCTGTGAGAATACTATCAATATGTTTTACAAAGCCGCGTTGAGCTAGCTGTTGAGCTGCCAAGTTGATGCTGATGGTGGCCTGGGGAGACATAATACCTTGACATTGCCATTGGCGGAATTGCTGACAGGCTTCGCGCATGACCCAGTTGCCAATTGCCTGAATTAGACCTGTATCTTCGGCAATAGGAATAAATGCACCTGGCATCAGCAGACCCCGTTGAGGGTGTTGCCAGCGCACTAGAGCCTCAAAACCTACAATTTCACCTGTAGCCAAGGCAACAATTGGCTGATAGTGCACCACAAATTCTTGCTGTTGCAGCGCCCGATGCAGGTCTGTTTCCAGAGTGAGGCGCTCTAGCATAGCAGCGTGCATAGCCGGATCAAAAACTCGATAATTGCCACGACCAGACGCTTTGGCAGCATACATGGCTGTATCAGCATCTCGAATTAAATCATCTGGCTTGCTATAGCTGGAGTGCCCAGTAACAATGCCAATACTAGCGCTGACATAGACTTCGTGGCGTTTGAGGTGAAATGGGTTGGTGAGCGACTCTTGCAGTTGGTGGGCAAAGCGAACAGCCGTCATACAGTCGGTATTGTTTAGCAATATGGCAAACTCATCACCCCCTAGACGAGCTAGGATATGGTTTTTGCTCAAAAGAGATCGAAGGCGATGGGCGATCGCAATCAGCAATTCATCCCCAACTAGATGGCCTAGGGAATCATTCACCAGCTTGAAATGGTCAAAATCAAGAAACAACAACACAAATGGACAGGCTGGGTCTACTTTGAGGGCATTCAACGATCGTTCTAGGTGCTCTATAAACAGCGATCGATTCGCTAAGCCAGTTAAGCTATCATGCATTGCCATATCTAGCAATTGAGCATTGGCGATTTCCAGTTGCTGGGTGCGCTCCTTTACCCGTGCTTCTAGCTGAGCATTCAACTCTTGAATTTCACGGGTTGCTGCCTTCAGTGTGAGGTGATTTGCAACGCGGATCAAAACTTCTTCCACATGAAATGGTTTAGTAATATAGTCCACACCACCAACTTGAAATCCCTTCACCACATCAACCGGGCTGCCGAGAGCGCTTAAAAAAATCACAGGAATATCAGCCGTTGTTGGTTCAGCTTTTAGTTGTTGACAAATGCTATAGCCGTCAACATCTGGCATCATCACATCCAATAGAATTAAATCAGGCAGGCTGGTATGAATTGCTGTCATGGCCATGTGGCCATTCAAGGCTTGCCGCACGTTGTAGCCTTCTTTGCGTAGCATTGTTGATAACAGGCGTAGGTTTTGTACTGTGTCATCAACAATGAGAATGTCACCCCTCAGTTTAGTTGTGGTAGACTGCTGCTCCTTGATCGTCATAATCCTCTTGTTTACTGTTGATCTATGGCGTTGTTTGGGCAAGGGCTTGTTCTGCTAGAGACTGAATGCGATCGAACCGAAAATTCTCAACCAACTCGCTCAACCCACGCGCAATCTGAGATTGTTCAGGTGGTACTTGTTCAATTAGTTGCAGCACTGAAACATCGCTGCACAGCACGGCTGCATGGCGCAAGTTATCGAGCCAGTCTGAGGGCATAGTGGTCAAACACTGAGCTGTAAGTGGACGATCGTTATCACTGTCAGAGATTACACCGTTACCTAGCACAGCCGATTTTGATGGGTCTGTACTTGCCTCTGCATACTCATAAACTATCCCCAAGTGGTGGCTCAGCTTTTCCAACAACTCGCAAGCCTGGAACGGTTTACGCACAAAATCATCGCAACCTGCGGATAAAATCGCTCGGCGTTGCTCTTCAAAGGCGCTAGCTGTAAGGGCAATGATCACCGTGTCATGGCTAGTAGCCGCAGCTTTAATGTACCGTGTCGCTTCATAGCCATCCAACACAGGCATGTGCATATCCATCAAAATCACATGGGGTTGCCAATCTCGCCAAATATCCAGCGCAACTTGGCCATTTTCAGCTTCTTTG
The sequence above is drawn from the Cyanobacteriota bacterium genome and encodes:
- a CDS encoding DedA family protein — protein: MSEWIANQIVTLMNQLGYVGIGLLMFLENLFPPIPSELIMPLAGFTVAQGKMQMLPAIVAGVVGTVVGALPWYYAGNIMGEERLIQWCNRLPKWIGLSGDDIQNAARWFHKHGYKTVLFCRLVPGVRTLISIPAGIHHMAFLPFLLYSTIGTVVWTTLLTYAGYLLGDNYELVDKYLGPVSKIVLGILVVAFVGWLVLHQRQRSQKSSRQHPHE
- a CDS encoding L-threonylcarbamoyladenylate synthase, which translates into the protein MATIVTIHPQNPQSRQVEKVCRNLRDGAVMLYPTDTVYAIGCDLNAKKAIDRVRQIKQLSNDKPLTFLCPSLSNIAAYAVVEDDAYRLMRRLIPGPYTFLLPATKLVPKLVMNPQRRTTGIRVPNHRICWALLETLGNPIVSSSAHLLSDEDAAQMTGQQRNACPLPIVTSGHGPTKAELFDCLHNIVDIIVDDGLEPGYQVSTILDLTATEPIVVRKGMGWEAVADWLALDTDS
- a CDS encoding hybrid sensor histidine kinase/response regulator — protein: MSNSTSSQNLPHQLAVSEPSPDVENFYPLISGDILIVDDVTDNIRLLSSVLKQHGHRVRMAVSGQMALTSAVTLPPDLILLDINMPGMNGYEVCRRLKTHENTRSVPVIFLSAMDDVLDKVKAFHAGAVDYVTKPFQTEEVLARVQTHLTIRALQTRLQQQNVQLQATLEELQQTQAQLVQREKMASVGQLVAGVAHEINNPISFIAGNLQPANEYVQSLVNLVKLYQQEYPQPSPQIQQAIQDIDLEFLMSDVQKLMASLQTGVDRIRNVILALRIFSRLGESDIKPVSLHEGIDSVLLVLHHRLLGEGDRPAIAITKSYGELPLVTCYASQINQVFLNLINNAIEAIERACQQGLTNQQRPQIWVITEQVSDTTVRIRIRDNGIGISEDVKSRLFDPFFTTKPASQGVGLGLSTSYQIVVERHKGTLTYESVPGQYTEFIVEIPINLPHL
- a CDS encoding EAL domain-containing protein, with protein sequence MTIKEQQSTTTKLRGDILIVDDTVQNLRLLSTMLRKEGYNVRQALNGHMAMTAIHTSLPDLILLDVMMPDVDGYSICQQLKAEPTTADIPVIFLSALGSPVDVVKGFQVGGVDYITKPFHVEEVLIRVANHLTLKAATREIQELNAQLEARVKERTQQLEIANAQLLDMAMHDSLTGLANRSLFIEHLERSLNALKVDPACPFVLLFLDFDHFKLVNDSLGHLVGDELLIAIAHRLRSLLSKNHILARLGGDEFAILLNNTDCMTAVRFAHQLQESLTNPFHLKRHEVYVSASIGIVTGHSSYSKPDDLIRDADTAMYAAKASGRGNYRVFDPAMHAAMLERLTLETDLHRALQQQEFVVHYQPIVALATGEIVGFEALVRWQHPQRGLLMPGAFIPIAEDTGLIQAIGNWVMREACQQFRQWQCQGIMSPQATISINLAAQQLAQRGFVKHIDSILTDTGLAPHCLNIELTESALIHNPQVAADVLMQLRERHIAVSIDDFGTGYSSLSYLQSFPVDTLKIDRLFVQRLDGNPNTLGLVPLIIEIAQAMNMTVVAEGIETQQQRTQLQALQCPYGQGFLFSPPIAPDQVGHVAQARRTI